A portion of the Flavobacteriales bacterium genome contains these proteins:
- a CDS encoding galactose mutarotase — translation MDADRFKKEVDGKQVDLYTLESGSGISCSITNYGARIVQLLTPDRTGHLEDIALGYDSLQEYIDRDEQYFGAVVGRYCNRIAHGRFELNGQDYQLPTNLGSHHLHGGAKGLSRVVWTVDEHKSDRITLSYLSPDGEEGYPGDLSVTVTYELHADGSLVIRYQAQSTKDTPLSLTNHCYFNLKGAGKGQIDGHRFNIHAEQFTEVDELNIPTGNIVPVEGTRYDLREGVMLQPPDLEGAGFDINYIVSSKESVIAEVFEPVSGRRMELFSDEPGVQFYIGKGLRDNEAGNEGRVYGPYSGFCLETQKYPDSPNRPHFPSSILKAGENFTSQTIYRFSVGEAI, via the coding sequence ATGGATGCAGATCGATTCAAGAAAGAAGTGGATGGAAAGCAGGTCGATCTTTATACCCTGGAGAGTGGATCTGGCATTTCTTGTAGCATCACCAACTATGGGGCGCGCATCGTTCAACTGCTGACCCCGGATCGCACGGGTCATCTAGAGGATATCGCACTGGGATACGACTCACTACAAGAGTATATCGATCGCGATGAGCAATACTTCGGTGCGGTGGTCGGTAGATACTGCAATCGGATCGCACATGGACGATTCGAATTAAATGGTCAAGACTATCAATTGCCCACCAATCTAGGATCACATCATCTGCATGGGGGAGCCAAGGGATTGTCCAGAGTGGTCTGGACAGTCGATGAACACAAGTCCGACCGCATTACCCTGTCCTATCTATCTCCAGATGGTGAAGAAGGATACCCGGGAGACCTATCGGTGACGGTCACCTATGAATTGCATGCCGATGGAAGCTTGGTGATACGCTATCAAGCTCAGAGTACAAAAGACACCCCACTGAGCCTGACCAATCATTGCTATTTCAATCTGAAAGGAGCTGGCAAGGGACAGATAGATGGGCATCGATTCAACATACATGCAGAACAGTTCACCGAGGTAGATGAACTCAATATTCCAACAGGGAATATCGTCCCGGTCGAAGGCACCAGATACGATCTGAGGGAGGGAGTCATGTTGCAACCTCCAGACTTGGAAGGAGCGGGCTTCGACATCAATTATATCGTATCCTCCAAAGAATCCGTCATTGCTGAAGTATTCGAACCTGTATCTGGAAGGCGCATGGAATTGTTCAGCGATGAGCCGGGTGTCCAATTCTATATCGGCAAAGGACTCAGAGACAACGAGGCCGGTAACGAGGGCAGAGTGTACGGCCCCTATTCCGGATTCTGCCTGGAGACCCAGAAATATCCCGATAGCCCCAATAGACCTCATTTTCCGTCATCTATCTTGAAGGCCGGTGAGAACTTTACATCGCAGACCATCTATCGGTTCAGCGTAGGTGAAGCAATTTGA
- a CDS encoding carbohydrate kinase family protein gives MKEKRIAVLGPIPRDHITTHHGEVIEKYGCAMHPTIALARLLEGMGTVIPVSHVRKEDSSRIKEILDAYPNIDQSHITDANNQGDVIRLQFLDQNNRIEQQTGFMDPITPEDVEGLMDCDVFVCIPITDYEVPLQTLAHIRAHSDATIIFDAHGPTNTVDTEGKRHLRYWLDRDLWLPYIDILKMNMEESFCTWYEERDHSLKLGHFSDDGAAHLPTLAAHVLSHGVKALIVTQDEHGGVLFYKEGSAVVEERFKAIRVENVIDTTGCGDSFAGGLGFGVLIDPDDLKLAIRYANALGAQRTQGRSFEVFKNRSETDKIILDFYGVH, from the coding sequence GTGAAGGAGAAACGAATAGCCGTATTGGGCCCCATTCCCCGGGATCATATCACCACGCATCATGGCGAAGTGATAGAGAAATACGGGTGCGCAATGCATCCCACCATTGCATTGGCCCGATTGCTAGAAGGTATGGGCACAGTCATCCCGGTCTCTCACGTGCGCAAAGAGGATTCAAGCCGTATCAAAGAGATCCTGGATGCCTATCCGAATATCGACCAGAGTCATATCACAGATGCAAATAATCAAGGAGATGTGATACGACTTCAATTCTTGGATCAGAACAATCGTATCGAACAACAGACGGGCTTCATGGACCCCATCACTCCAGAGGATGTAGAGGGACTGATGGATTGTGATGTATTTGTGTGCATTCCCATTACGGATTATGAGGTTCCCCTTCAGACTTTGGCCCACATCCGAGCGCATTCTGATGCCACCATCATATTCGATGCTCATGGTCCTACCAATACCGTGGATACCGAGGGAAAACGCCATCTGAGATATTGGCTGGATCGGGACCTGTGGTTGCCCTACATCGATATTCTCAAAATGAATATGGAAGAATCCTTCTGCACCTGGTATGAGGAGCGGGATCATTCGCTCAAATTGGGACACTTCTCTGACGATGGAGCTGCACACCTCCCCACGCTGGCTGCTCATGTGCTTTCTCATGGGGTCAAGGCCTTGATCGTCACTCAGGACGAACATGGTGGGGTTCTTTTCTACAAGGAAGGTTCAGCTGTGGTCGAAGAGCGTTTCAAGGCCATTCGCGTAGAGAACGTGATCGATACCACCGGATGCGGAGACTCATTTGCCGGAGGATTGGGATTTGGAGTACTGATAGACCCTGATGACCTCAAATTGGCCATCCGATATGCCAATGCACTCGGAGCACAGCGCACTCAAGGGAGATCATTCGAAGTGTTCAAGAATAGATCAGAGACCGATAAGATCATTCTGGATTTCTACGGTGTCCATTGA